Proteins encoded in a region of the Candidatus Moanabacter tarae genome:
- the dxr gene encoding 1-deoxy-D-xylulose 5-phosphate reductoisomerase, translating to MRPKNIALLGATGSIGASTLRVVRANPDRLRLVGIAGNSRSLRLAEIAKEFNVSVAAIFDPLACRQAKREKLFGNSVALGSGIEGLNEVATHPDVDTVVVAIVGTMGLEPSLAAISAGKEIALASKEVMVMAGKFVTAATQKFNTQILPIDSEHNAIFQCLDGRKSSEVARIILTASGGPFRNFTRDQMKSIRPADATKHPNWSMGTKITVDSSTMANKGLELIEAKWLFGDAAKRIEVVIHPQSIVHSLVEFVDGSIIAQLSPPSMTFAIQNALLYPHRAPGVDESLDFSQTWGLEFHPPDYGRFPCLRLAREAMEAEGIAPTVFNAVNEVAVSAFLRGSIKYLEIAEIIEESLQKTRNLDPANLDDVIAADSAARSLGRELVLSFSSD from the coding sequence GGCAATTCTCGATCTTTGCGTCTCGCTGAAATTGCCAAAGAATTCAACGTCTCAGTCGCCGCGATTTTTGATCCCCTTGCTTGCCGCCAAGCTAAAAGAGAAAAACTATTCGGGAACTCAGTCGCACTGGGAAGCGGCATAGAAGGCTTGAACGAAGTCGCAACTCATCCTGATGTCGATACGGTAGTCGTAGCTATAGTCGGGACTATGGGTCTAGAACCGAGCCTCGCCGCGATCTCTGCTGGGAAAGAAATCGCTCTGGCAAGCAAGGAGGTGATGGTGATGGCGGGTAAATTCGTCACCGCAGCAACCCAGAAATTCAATACCCAAATTCTTCCAATTGACAGCGAACACAATGCCATCTTTCAGTGCCTTGATGGGAGAAAGTCCAGTGAAGTAGCCAGGATAATCCTTACCGCCTCCGGTGGTCCTTTCCGCAACTTTACCCGCGATCAAATGAAGTCAATTCGGCCGGCAGACGCAACAAAGCACCCAAATTGGTCAATGGGTACTAAAATCACTGTCGACTCTTCGACCATGGCTAACAAAGGGTTGGAACTTATAGAGGCAAAATGGCTCTTCGGCGATGCGGCAAAGAGAATTGAGGTTGTCATTCACCCCCAAAGTATCGTCCATTCATTAGTAGAATTTGTCGATGGTTCCATTATTGCACAGCTTTCCCCCCCCTCCATGACATTTGCAATTCAAAATGCTTTACTTTACCCCCATAGGGCGCCGGGAGTTGATGAATCTCTCGACTTTTCCCAAACTTGGGGGCTCGAATTTCATCCCCCAGATTACGGCAGATTTCCTTGTCTACGTTTAGCGCGTGAAGCGATGGAAGCTGAAGGCATAGCTCCGACTGTGTTCAATGCTGTAAACGAAGTTGCTGTATCTGCTTTTTTGCGCGGCTCCATTAAATATCTCGAGATTGCTGAGATCATCGAAGAGTCGCTACAAAAGACAAGAAACCTGGATCCTGCTAATCTCGATGATGTGATCGCCGCTGATTCTGCCGCGCGATCCCTGGGAAGAGAACTGGTGCTAAGTTTTTCCTCGGACTAA